CTTGCACAATTGGGTCACGTTCCACGGCATCGCGTTAAATGTCGACCCGAACATGGCCCACTTCGGTCTCATCGTTCCCTGCGGTATCCCGGACAAGCCAATCACATCCATTAACCTGCTGCTTGGATCGGCTCCTACCTTCGCGCAAGTCGCCGGCGACTTCGTCGAATGCTTCCACCACACCTTTGGCATCACCACATCCGCGGAAAACGACGTTTAAGTCCCTTCGGTCGTTTTCGTCATTCTCGCCCACGGCGCGGATCAGAATTTCCACACCATCGGAATTACGGTCAACGCGACGATCCCAATGAGCACGTCCATGAACAGGCCGGCACGCAAGAAGTCGGTCAACTTGTATCCGCCCGGGCCATATACCATCAAGTGCGTTTGATACCCCAGCGGCAGAGCAAACGCAGCGGACGCCGCGATAACGACCGCCATTACAAACGGCCTCGGTTCCACGCCGAGGTGATCGGCGAACTGCACCGCGAACGGAAACATTAACACTGCCGCCGCATTGTTGCTGATGAGCTCGGTAGCGACATTCGTCATGATGTATAGAATGACAAGCACAACGAACGGCGACAACGATTTGGGGTCCGGTATAAGCAAGCCGCTGATGGCCGACACCAGCCCAGATTTTTCCATCGCCGTGCCGATAGCGAACGACGCGCCAATCGTTATCAACGTTTGCCAGTCGATACTCAATCGCGCGTCCGTCGTCGAGATGCAGCGTGTCGAGATCATCAATGCGGCAACAGTCAGCGCCGCGATGGCCGTGCCCCATTTCTCCGTCATAAGGAGCACAATCAGCACGCCGAGAAACACGAGCGACAGCGTTGAACGCTCGTGGCGCGTCGGCCGCGAGTCCTCGACGTCGCTCACCAGAAAGAAATCCGGATTGTCCCGGTGCGCGCGCGAAAAGTGGGGCCCGGTTTGCAGCAGCAGGGTGTCGCCGTTACGCAGCACGATATCGCCGACGCGCCCTTTCAAGCGTTCGCCGCCACGATGCACCGCCACGACCGCCGCATTGTACGTCGCGCGGAAATTCGCGTCACGGATGCTCTTGCCGATCAGCGGCGACTTGTTCGATACCACGGCCTCGCTCAACATGCGCCCGCGGCGTTCAGCGGCCTCACGGACGTATCCTTCGTCCGCCACCGGCACAAGACCAGGGATACGCTCCAAATCCACAATCGTCGAAACACTGCCGGTAAACGCCAGCACGTCGCCCGCTTCGATAATCTGATCGGGTGCGACGGGCGAGATGACCTGTTCGCCACGCACGAGTTCGACAAGAAACAGACCCGGCAGGTGGCGAAGTCCGGCTTCCTCGACGCGCTGGCCCGACAGCCGGCAGCCCCGCTCGACGCGCATGTCCACCATGTACTCGCGCATCGACTCGCCCAACTGGTCCAGCAAGTCCTTGCGTTCAGGCAACAACCTGCGCCCAATGAATACGAGGAACAGCGTTCCCACGATGGCGCACGGCACGCCCACCCACGCAATCTCGAACAGCCCCATCGGCGCCAAATCGGGCCGTGTCTTGTTGGCGTCTTCCAACAAGCCATTCACCACGATGTTGGTGCTCGTGCCGATCAAGGTGCAGACGCCGCCGAGGATCGTGAGATACGAGAGCGGAATGAGTACGCGGGAAGGGGAAACGCGATGCTTGCGGCACCAACTGACCAACACCGGCAACATCATCGCGACCACGGGCGTGTTGTTCATGAACGCGGAGATTCCCGTGACGATGACGCCCATCCGCGCGATGACGCCCTTTTCGTTCGTCGCCCGGCCCAACAGGATTCGCCCGATATGTTCGAGAGCGCCGGTTTCCTTCAACGCCGCAGCCACGATGAACAGCGCCGCGACCGTGATCATGCCTTCGTTCGAGAAGCCGGACAGCGCCTCTTTGGGCGTAATGACGTTCGCCAGGGCCAGCACAATGACGCCGCCAAGTAACAGCGAATCGGGCGCAACCTCTTTTGCAAGCCCGATAAAGATTACGACGACTATGCCAAGCGTAAGGTACGCTTCAAACCCCATGGTATCGGCTCCACCCGCGTGGTCGCGCTTTCGGGCAATTGGGAAAATATACTACAAATATGATTCGTAATGTAATATATTTAGACCCTGCCCGTCAACTTCAAGCACTTCATACCCATAACACATTGTCAGGGTTTTACTTACTGCCCGGAAGCGGGCGCCGATGGGGGAGGGGATGGGGCGGACGCGCCGGTCTGAACCGGAGATTCGGGCGTGGTCGGGGGATTTGGCGCCTGCCCCTCGGTCGGAGCCGGCGCACTCGCAGTCGCCGCGAGTTCTTTGTCCAGTTCCGCAATGACTTGAGTCGTCCGAGGCTGATTGGCATTCAGGGCGAGCGACTTGCCGAACGCGTCGCGAGCGCCCTTCGTCTGGCCCATGGACCGCAGGATGGACCCCATAAGGTTCCACCCAACGTAGTCTTGGTCATTCAGTTTCAGCGATCGGTTCAGTGGCCAGTACGCCTCGGGAAGGCGGCCCGCGCGGACCAGCAATTCGGCGTACGCAAGGTGCGATTCCGCCGTGTCGTCCAACCAACGGCGCGATTGGCTGAACTCCTCCAAGGCAACGCCGAGCGTGCGCGTGATAAACGGCGCGTAGTCGCTCGACGCTTTCTCGACGGAGTCGTACGCCGCCTTGGCCTTTACCATCTTGCCCTCGCGCGCATCGAGCGACGCGATCGCCAGTTTCGATCCGACGTGGGTGGGGTCCTGTTCAAGCGCGCGCTCGTATGCTTCGCGCGCGAAATCGAAAAGTCCTGACTGCTGGTACAGCGCGCCCAGCGAAGCGTTTGCCTGCACCGTAATATCGGTCTTCGGTTCGATGGCCGCGGCCCGGCGCAACGCGCGAATCGCACGCGACTCGGCCCGCGGGCCAAGCTTGCCTTCCGTCTGACCCAGCTTAAACCACGCGGACGCGATCTCCGGGTCGATAGACACCGCGCGCAAAAGCGACTTCTCTGCGAGGTCATAATCGCCCAATTCGTTTAACACGTCCGCATACGCCATCAGAGCATCGGGGTCGTCGGACTCCCCCGCGCCGTTGGCCTCGTACTCGGCCCGCGCTTCCCGAAGCAGTTTGGTGCTGGTCTCTGCCAGTTTGGCGCCTTCTTCCTGATTGCCCTGCCCAAATGCCGCAGCGCTCGCGTCCCGGGCCTTCAAGCCCTCGGCGACTTTTTCGGAGATCCCCGCGATATCAAGCGATTGGGCAAACGAGGCCATTCCGCACAGCGCGGATGTAATCAAGACAACCTGAAAACGCATCGCACTCCCCGTAAACTACCGCAATTCCTCTGGAATCGGCACCGCATTACAACTGCCGACGCAGTTTACCGCGCGCACAAGGTAGAGTCCAACTTGCTCCGCGCGCCGGACCCAATTTGCCGCGTGATTCAGGACGCTGCAATGACCACACGACCTGAGGTCGATGATCGGGCTCGATTGCCACCGCACATCCCAGCAACGGCGGAAACGGAGGGTCCAGTATGTCGAGTCGGACTTAAACTATTGCTATTAATATAGTTGCGCGTAGTATGCTATGCGCGGGTATCTGATACTTTTCGCCTGTTGGAGGCGTAGATGAAAGGCGAACTTTTCTGTTGACTAATATATCAGTTTATGCGAAAATCTGCCGAGTTGAAGCAGGATTTACAATATATGCGGTTTATACGGAATAACAAACTCGACCCGCAAAAACGTTACGGGTTACCATCGGACGCTATAACGCCCGTATTTTACGTTTGCGGCGCGGCCGCCGTCGCATGCCCTCGACGATTCCATACGCGAATCCAAAGCGAACCTGCAACAAGTAGATAAGCGCTCTACGACCTGATGGCATCAATTAGCACAACCGCGAATGTGCACGCACCGGCAGCCCCGTCCGGCCGCACGGCGCCGCGCCACGCACCCCACTCGGTATGGACAGGCGCGAGAATTTTTGCCGTACTCTTTATCGCAGTCCTTCTCGAGATGGTCTCGCAATGGGTCAAGAACGCCTATCCCCAATATCCGGCTGCCGGCGGGATAATCAGCACCTTCGCGATCCTCACACTGCTTTCGCCGGGGCTGTACCTCATCTTCTGGCTGCGCGACGCGCGGACGCTGCGCTACACGATGATAGCCGGCTCGGCATTTCTGTTGGCGAACCAACTGGTCAACCTGACGGGCCATCTCGCGGCGCTCAACGCATGGCCTGTCCTGGGCAATGATAGTGCGCTGCACGACCCTGTCCGATGGTTCTGTCTCGTCGCCGGCCTCGTGCTGCTTCTGGCGAGTTTGTATTTCACCTTGCTCACGACCATCCGGGCCGAATCGCAACTCCGGAGTGAGCGCGTCGAACTCGTCAACGAAGTAGAACGCACCCGGCGGCTCACGAATGCACTCATCGAAAAGGACAACGTCTACCGCGCCGCGATTGCGCAAGCGGGTGCGATCCCGTACCGGATTGACTGGGCCAGCAAAACCTACACATTCTTCGACGATCGCATCTACGCCCTGACCGGGCGTTCGCCGGACGAACTTACCTTCGATTATCTGCAAAGTATGACGGAGGACGTCCGGTATATCGGACCGCTTGCCGGCGTTCCGGCGGACGAGGTGCGCGACCTCATCGACAATCGCGCCGTCCGCAATTGGCACCGCGAATACAAGTTCAAAACGAAGTCGGGCGAGGAACGGTGGCTGAGTGACAGTTCGGTCGAAGTCGTAAGCCCGAACGGCCTCGTCGTCGAGACCGTGGGCCTGATGATGGACATCACGGAACGCCACCGCGAAGACGAGGCGATTCAGCGCAACGAGCGGTATTTCCGCGCCCTGACCGAAAACGCGCAAGACCTGATCACCGTTCTCAACCTCGACGGCACCATTCGCTACGAAAGCCCCTCGATCAAGCATATCCTCGGATACGATCCCGACGAACTGCTCGGTAGAAACGTGTTCGATTTGATTCATCCCGACGATCGGGGGCGCGTACTGCGGACCCTGCTGGAGGGATTGAGCAATCCGGCCTCCGTTCACCGTATCGAATTCCGCTGCAAACACGCCGACGGATCGTGGCACAAACTCGAATCCATTGGGCGCGGGATGTCTATCGACTCCGAACTGGACGGCGCGGTTATCAATTCGCGCGACATCACGGACCGCGAGAGCCTTGAGCGGCAGCTCATGCAGTCGCAGAAAATGGAAGGTATCGGCCGCCTGGCCGGGGGTGTCGCGCACGACTTCAACAACCTCCTCACGGCAATCATGGGGTATTGCGAATTCGCGATGGAGGACGTGCCGGAAGACAGCACGCTGCACGTGCAGATGGAGCAGATTCTGGAAGCGTCATCGCGCGCCGCAGACCTTACACGGCAACTGCTCGCGTTCGCGCGCAAGCAGATCGCGGAGCCGCGCAACGTGGACTTGAACTACCTGACGCAAAACCTGGAAAAAATGTTCCGCCGGCTGATCGGCGAGGACATCGAGCTGAAAACCTGCACATCCATAGAAACTCCCATCGCGTATGTCGACCCCGGGCAGTTCGAGCAGGTCCTCGTCAATCTTGTCATTAACGCGCGCGACGCGATGCCGCAGGGCGGCAAACTTACGATCGAGATCGCCACAACGATTCTCGATGAAGAGTACGTCGCGTATCACCCTGAAGTGAAGGCGGGCGAATACGTGATGCTCGCGGTCAGCGACACCGGGTTCGGCATGACCGACGACGTTCGCACCCACATCTTCGAGCCGTTCTTCACGACCAAGGAGGATGGTAAAGGCACCGGGCTCGGCCTCGCGATGTGCTACGGGATCGTCAAGCAGTTTGGCGGCCACATTTGGGTGTACAGCGAAGTGGACCGCGGGACGACGTTCAAGGTCTACCTGCCGCGCATACACGGCGAAGCCGCAAACCTCCCGGGTAGAAGGGCCGCAATGCCGGCAAAGGGCGGCAACGAAACCATCCTTCTCGTCGAAGACGAATCTCTGGTCCGCTCGATCACGGTGCAAACGCTCGTCGAACGCGGCTACACGGTCCTCGAGGCGCCCGGCGGATTCGACGCAATCGAGATCGCCGCGAAGCACGCGGGCCCCATCCATCTGCTGTTAACGGACGTCGTGATGCCGAAGATGAGCGGGCGGGAAATCGCCGAACAGCTCAAGCCGCGACACGAGCACCTCAAGGTGCTCTACATGTCCGGCTACACGGAGGACGCCATCGTTCACCAGGGCGAACTTCAAAAGGGGATCGCTTTCCTCCCGAAACCGTTCACGCCTGAGGCGCTCGCGCGCAAGGTCCGCAACGTGCTCGATCAGGTGTCCGAGGTTGCGCGCGCATAGGCAGCGCGCTTCCACAACTGCTGTTCGATTGCACGCATCAGCGTTTGAAACGTCCCGCGATCCAGCGCCGAGATTGCGACACCGCCAGTCTGCTGCGCAAGGCCCGAGAGTTCGTCCTTGTCGCAAAGGTCCGCCTTGTTCAATACGAGCAACTGCGGTGTCTGCGACAGGCCCAGTTCGTCCAACAGCGATTCTACGGCCGCCTTCTTTTCCTCGAATCCTTCGGAAGACGCGTCGACGACGTGCAACAGCAGGTCCGCATCATCGAGCTCTTCGAGCGTCGAGCGAAACGCCGCCATCAGTTCCTTCGGCAACTTGCGTATGAATCCGACCGTATCGGTGATGATGACTTCACGGTCTTCCGGAAACCGCAGTCGCCGCGACACGGGATTCAGCGTGGCGAAAAGCATGTCCTCGGCGGCCACGCTGCTTTCGGTCAGATTGTTCAGCAACGTAGATTTGCCGGCGTTGGTGTAACCGACGATCGATATCGTCGGCATTCGTTTCTCCGTGCGCACCGCGCGCCGCAGCTTGCGCCGTTCGCCCAGCTTGGTCACCTCGCGTTCGAGCATCGCCGCGCGCTCCTGAGCGCGGCGCCGATCGATCTCCAGTTTTGTCTCGCCCGGGCCGCGCCCGCCGATGCCGCCCGTAAGGCGCGAATACGCGAGCGCCGTCTGTTTCATTCCAAGCCGCGGCAGCATGTAACGCAGTTGCGCGAGTTCGACCTGAATCTTGCCTTCGCGTGTCTGTGCCCGCTGCGCGAAAATGTCGAGGATGACCTGCGTGCGGTCGAGAATCTTCAGGTCCGTAAACGCGGACAACGCGTTGACCTGCGCGGGGGAGAGGTTCTGGTCGAACACCAAGGCCTCCGCGCCGAGCTGCATCGCTTTAATGACAGCCGACTGCAGCTTACCCTTTCCCATGACGAACCTGGGATCGATCTCGCGGCGTTGAATGATCTCGTGCACGCAGTCGATCCCCGCCGCGCGCGCGAGGTCCTTCAGTTCCTGCATCGAATCTTCCGCTTCGGTCAGGCGCGCGGACGAGACGTGTACGAGGATTCCGCGATCGCGGGTGTCGCCTACCGTGCGCGGCTTGCGCAACCGCGCGAACTCCTCCTCGAGCGCACCGATCGTATCAAGAAAGTCGTTCGGCAGGTCGTGCACCGAACGCGCCTGCGTGATCTCCCACGCACGGTCCGCGTCGTTGTTCGGGACAAGGTGCGCGATATGCACCGTCCCCGGCAGGCCATCGTCCTGGACAAGCACCGCCGCAATCAGGTCTAGCCGCAATACGGCCAAGTCCGTCAAATCGTCGTCGGTGAGCGGTTCATTGTTCAGGTGC
This portion of the Candidatus Hydrogenedentota bacterium genome encodes:
- a CDS encoding PAS domain S-box protein, with amino-acid sequence MASISTTANVHAPAAPSGRTAPRHAPHSVWTGARIFAVLFIAVLLEMVSQWVKNAYPQYPAAGGIISTFAILTLLSPGLYLIFWLRDARTLRYTMIAGSAFLLANQLVNLTGHLAALNAWPVLGNDSALHDPVRWFCLVAGLVLLLASLYFTLLTTIRAESQLRSERVELVNEVERTRRLTNALIEKDNVYRAAIAQAGAIPYRIDWASKTYTFFDDRIYALTGRSPDELTFDYLQSMTEDVRYIGPLAGVPADEVRDLIDNRAVRNWHREYKFKTKSGEERWLSDSSVEVVSPNGLVVETVGLMMDITERHREDEAIQRNERYFRALTENAQDLITVLNLDGTIRYESPSIKHILGYDPDELLGRNVFDLIHPDDRGRVLRTLLEGLSNPASVHRIEFRCKHADGSWHKLESIGRGMSIDSELDGAVINSRDITDRESLERQLMQSQKMEGIGRLAGGVAHDFNNLLTAIMGYCEFAMEDVPEDSTLHVQMEQILEASSRAADLTRQLLAFARKQIAEPRNVDLNYLTQNLEKMFRRLIGEDIELKTCTSIETPIAYVDPGQFEQVLVNLVINARDAMPQGGKLTIEIATTILDEEYVAYHPEVKAGEYVMLAVSDTGFGMTDDVRTHIFEPFFTTKEDGKGTGLGLAMCYGIVKQFGGHIWVYSEVDRGTTFKVYLPRIHGEAANLPGRRAAMPAKGGNETILLVEDESLVRSITVQTLVERGYTVLEAPGGFDAIEIAAKHAGPIHLLLTDVVMPKMSGREIAEQLKPRHEHLKVLYMSGYTEDAIVHQGELQKGIAFLPKPFTPEALARKVRNVLDQVSEVARA
- the hflX gene encoding GTPase HflX yields the protein MRVEGNTHGLRAQPLRRLERLASRRTGADTIVSPEFARALTETSLEIQRQVGALIDRRGQTRKLVVGDARSLLLPDLREYRQSRDRLCGLRLVHTHLNNEPLTDDDLTDLAVLRLDLIAAVLVQDDGLPGTVHIAHLVPNNDADRAWEITQARSVHDLPNDFLDTIGALEEEFARLRKPRTVGDTRDRGILVHVSSARLTEAEDSMQELKDLARAAGIDCVHEIIQRREIDPRFVMGKGKLQSAVIKAMQLGAEALVFDQNLSPAQVNALSAFTDLKILDRTQVILDIFAQRAQTREGKIQVELAQLRYMLPRLGMKQTALAYSRLTGGIGGRGPGETKLEIDRRRAQERAAMLEREVTKLGERRKLRRAVRTEKRMPTISIVGYTNAGKSTLLNNLTESSVAAEDMLFATLNPVSRRLRFPEDREVIITDTVGFIRKLPKELMAAFRSTLEELDDADLLLHVVDASSEGFEEKKAAVESLLDELGLSQTPQLLVLNKADLCDKDELSGLAQQTGGVAISALDRGTFQTLMRAIEQQLWKRAAYARATSDT
- a CDS encoding tetratricopeptide repeat protein translates to MRFQVVLITSALCGMASFAQSLDIAGISEKVAEGLKARDASAAAFGQGNQEEGAKLAETSTKLLREARAEYEANGAGESDDPDALMAYADVLNELGDYDLAEKSLLRAVSIDPEIASAWFKLGQTEGKLGPRAESRAIRALRRAAAIEPKTDITVQANASLGALYQQSGLFDFAREAYERALEQDPTHVGSKLAIASLDAREGKMVKAKAAYDSVEKASSDYAPFITRTLGVALEEFSQSRRWLDDTAESHLAYAELLVRAGRLPEAYWPLNRSLKLNDQDYVGWNLMGSILRSMGQTKGARDAFGKSLALNANQPRTTQVIAELDKELAATASAPAPTEGQAPNPPTTPESPVQTGASAPSPPPSAPASGQ
- a CDS encoding SLC13 family permease yields the protein MGFEAYLTLGIVVVIFIGLAKEVAPDSLLLGGVIVLALANVITPKEALSGFSNEGMITVAALFIVAAALKETGALEHIGRILLGRATNEKGVIARMGVIVTGISAFMNNTPVVAMMLPVLVSWCRKHRVSPSRVLIPLSYLTILGGVCTLIGTSTNIVVNGLLEDANKTRPDLAPMGLFEIAWVGVPCAIVGTLFLVFIGRRLLPERKDLLDQLGESMREYMVDMRVERGCRLSGQRVEEAGLRHLPGLFLVELVRGEQVISPVAPDQIIEAGDVLAFTGSVSTIVDLERIPGLVPVADEGYVREAAERRGRMLSEAVVSNKSPLIGKSIRDANFRATYNAAVVAVHRGGERLKGRVGDIVLRNGDTLLLQTGPHFSRAHRDNPDFFLVSDVEDSRPTRHERSTLSLVFLGVLIVLLMTEKWGTAIAALTVAALMISTRCISTTDARLSIDWQTLITIGASFAIGTAMEKSGLVSAISGLLIPDPKSLSPFVVLVILYIMTNVATELISNNAAAVLMFPFAVQFADHLGVEPRPFVMAVVIAASAAFALPLGYQTHLMVYGPGGYKLTDFLRAGLFMDVLIGIVALTVIPMVWKF